The window ACCCGGGCGATCAACCTTGTTGATCACAACAATAGGCTTCAAACCAAGAGCCAAGGCCTTTTTGGTCACAAAGCGAGTTTGTGGCATTGGTCCTTCAACCGCATCCACCAAGAGCAAAACACCGTCAACCATGGAGAGCACACGCTCTACTTCACCACCGAAGTCGGCGTGTCCTGGTGTATCAACGATGTTGATATGTGTGCCGTCGTATTCCACTGCACAGTTCTTGGACAAAATAGTAATGCCACGCTCTTTTTCTAAGTCATTTGAGTCCATGACGCGTTCGGTCATTTTTTCATTAGAGCGGAATGTGCCAGATTGGCGTAAGAGTTGGTCAACCAAAGTAGTTTTACCGTGGTCAACGTGGGCGATGATGGCGATATTACGAAGTGCGCGTTTAGTCATGTGAAGCTTCTAAAGTTAAGAATATGAAATTCGGGTTAGTTAAGGTTAATCAGTTAATAAGTCAAAAATGTTAATGGGCAGAAGAAATCAAACGCTTGGGATGCAACACCCCAGAGCGCCAATCGCCAGTACCAATAAAGTTATGAGGAGCAGCCGTAGCACGATAGATGCGCACGAGTGCCTCAATAGACGGCATGTTGAGCGGGACGCGTTGCCCCATCTCTAAACGCTTTGCTTGCTGCTCATCTACCGTTAAGTGCGGCAATGTTTGCAAGAGCGCATCGACTGGCAAAATATAGCTAGAGCTGTCTTGCAAGCCTTTTTGAATCGATTCGATTGTGAAAGACTGCTCTAAAGTGAGGTGACCTACTTCAGTCCGGCGCAAGCCAACTAAGTGTGCGCCACAGCCTAAGGCTCTGCCAATGTCTTCTGCCAATACGCGGATGTAGGTACCCTTACTGCAGCTGACCTCTAAAGTGGCTTCAGGCCAATTGATATTGGTCCAGCGAATCGCATGAATCGTAATATCCCGTGGAGCACGCTCTAACTCAACGCCGGCACGAGCGTATTCATACAAAGGTTTGCCATCGCGCTTGAGCGCAGAATACATCGGGGGAACCTGGCTAATAGGGCCGGTAAATGCGGGTAGCAACGATTCCAGCGCCAACTTCATAGCAACTTCATCAGCGAATACCGGGAGTGGCAGCTCTTCAATCACTAGACCTTCAGCATCGCCCGTATCGGTGCGCTGACCAAATTTCACCTGAGCGATATAGGTCTTATCGGCCTCAAGCAAATCCTGGGAATATTTAGTTGCCTCGCCCAAACAGATCGGTAGCAAGCCAGTTGCCATAGGATCTAAGGT is drawn from Polynucleobacter arcticus and contains these coding sequences:
- the truB gene encoding tRNA pseudouridine(55) synthase TruB, which translates into the protein MPVRIDGVVLLDKPFGMSSQGAVTAVKRKLNAEKAGHTGTLDPMATGLLPICLGEATKYSQDLLEADKTYIAQVKFGQRTDTGDAEGLVIEELPLPVFADEVAMKLALESLLPAFTGPISQVPPMYSALKRDGKPLYEYARAGVELERAPRDITIHAIRWTNINWPEATLEVSCSKGTYIRVLAEDIGRALGCGAHLVGLRRTEVGHLTLEQSFTIESIQKGLQDSSSYILPVDALLQTLPHLTVDEQQAKRLEMGQRVPLNMPSIEALVRIYRATAAPHNFIGTGDWRSGVLHPKRLISSAH